The stretch of DNA GACGCACGTCGACGCCCTTTATTACGGCCGCCAGTATTTGACGCCGGAATTTTTCGATGAGATCGGACGGCGCTTCGCCTCCCACCTCTGCCTCATTTTCGCCGAGCGCGACTCGCGCGTGATCGCGGGAACGTTCAACGTAAGAGGAGATTCGGCCTTATACGGCCGCTACTGGGGCGCCTTCGAGGAAGAGCCTTTTCTTCATTTCAACGTTTGCTACTACGCCGCGATCGACCATTGCATCAAGAACGGGCTCAACCGCTTCGAGGCCGGCGCCGGCGGCAGCTTCAAGCAACTGCGCGGCCTGGAGCCGCAGCCGACTACGAGCATGCACTACCTCGTCGATCCAAAATTCAGAGGCGCGGTGGAGCGCCATCTGGCGCAGGAGAGGGAAATGATTTCGCTCAAGCGCTCGGCCCTGCTGGAAAAGAGTCAGCTCAAGAAAGGTTGAAAGGGTTTTAATTTTGTTTAACCCTTAAACCCTGCAACCCTTAGACTTTCCCGTTTCCTTGACTCTAACGCGGCTTTCCTTTAAGTTCCATGGACATTCGCCGCCTGGGATAAAAACTTGAAATTTTCTCTCAAGAACGTCGCCGAGCCGGTGTTGTTTTTTCTCGCGCTGCTGGCGCTTTGGGAAATCTTGGTGAAGGTCGTCCATGTCCCGGCCTTCATCCTGCCGCCGCCGAGAGATCTCTACGCCGCCTTCACCGCTAAATTCTTCATCCTCGCCAGCCACTCGCTGATCACGTTTCTCGAGGCGGTGGGCGGTTTCGCGCTCTCCTTGGTCCTCGGCGTCGGCTTCGCCGTCGGCGTGGTTTATTCGCGCCACCTCCAGAATACCGTCTATCCTCTCATCGTCATTCTTTACGCGATGCCGAAGAGCGCCTTTGCGCCTTTGATGGTTATCTGGATCGGCTACGGGCTACTGTCCAAGATGGCGATTGCGTTTCTCGTCGCCTTTTTCCCAATCGTCATCAACACTGTGATGGGACTCAAGGAAGTCGAGCCGGAATTGTTGGAGCTGGCGCGCGTCAACCGCGGCTCGGCCTGGGACGTGTTCAAAAAAATTCGCCTGCCGAATTCTTTGCCGTACATGTTCGCCGGCGTCAAGGTCGCGCTGGTTCTTTCGGTGACCGGGGCGATCGTCGCCGAGTTCGTCGCCGCCAACGAAGGCCTCGGATATTTGGTCCTGCAGGCCAACTACAGCCTGGATACCGCTTTCGCTCTGGTGATTCTGTTGATCCTCGCGCTGCTCTCTCTCGCTCTCATCACGGCGCTCGAAGTGCTGCAGCGGAAAATTGTTCCGTGGAGCGCCGAGGTGCGGCAGATCGAGGGCTCTTTTTAGCCGAAGAGGTGGAACCATGACGCTGACGAAGAACCGCATCTCGATATTCGCCGCGCTGCTCTTGGCGTTCATATTCATTGCGGTCTCCGGTCGCTCGGCGGCCGGCGCCGAAAAGCCGGCCATCGTTCGTCTCGACTTCATTCTCGGCGGCAAGCACGCGCCGTGGTTCGTCGCCGCGGAGAAGGGATTTTACTCCAAGCGCGGACTCGCGGTGACCATCCAGCCGGGCACCGGCTCGGCGGACACCGTCCGCGCCATCGCCGCCGGACTCGCCGACGTCGGCTTCGCCGATCTGACGACGGCGATCGTCGCGCGCTCGCGCGGGAGCCAGATCCAATCCGTCGCGCAGTTGGGCTACGTCGCGACCACGGTCATGTGGCGCGAGGAGACGCCGATCAAGAGTCTCAAAGATCTCGAAGGAAAATCGTTGGCGATCAGTCCGGGCCAGGCGCAGTGGTTCCTCATGCCCGCTTTCAGCCGCATGAACAATATCGATTTCAAGTCGATCAAGATTCAGGAGACCGCGCCGGCGCTGCAGCCGGCGGCGCTGGCGGCCAGAAAAGTGGATTTCATCCTGATGTTCCGCGCCTCCAACGACGAGGTCGCGGAGCTTGCCGCGGCCAAGCAGGGCATCAAGCTCAAGCGCGTCTATATGAAAGACAACGGCCTCAATATTTACGGCAGCTCGCTGATCGTCAAGGAAGAGGACGTCAAGCGCCGTCCCGAGGTGATCCGCGCCTACGTCGAAGGAACCATGGAAGGATTGAAATATTCGCGCGAACGTCCCGACGAAGCGCTCGCGATTTTGCTCAAGCAGAAACCCGAGCTCGACCGCGAGCTGACGCGAATACAACTGAAGAACGCCGTCGAGGAGGTCTTCATACCGCCGGAGTCACTCCAATCCGGTTACGGATACATGAAGCCGGACATCATGGAAAAGACGGTCGCGACTACCAACGAGTTTTTCGACGTCGGGAGAAAAGTGTCCGTCGAGGAGGTCTATACTAACCAGTTCATCAAAAAGTGACGCGCGATGAAGTCTCGTAAACGGGTGGTCATCGACACTCGGGTATCGCAACCGCGATACGAGAGCGGCTCGGATCTCGCGCGTCATCCTGAACGAAGTGAAGGATCTCAAGACTTGTCCTGAGCGAAGTCGAAGGATTCTTCGCCTGCGGCTCAGAATGACATAACCTTTACGCAGGGTTTGCGTGGCGCCGCTGATCGTCGTCGAAGACGTGCAAAAGATTTTTAAGCGCGGCGGCAAGACCGTTCGCGCTCTCGCCGGCGTCTCGTTCGAAGTCTCCGAAGGCAGCTTTGTCTCCATCGTGGGACCGAGCGGCTGCGGTAAGAGCACGTTGCTGAAGATCATTTCCGGTCTCGTTCCGGCCAACTCCGGAAGCATCGCGGTCGGCGGCAAGACGGTCGCAGGGCCGCTGGAGAACGTCGGAATGGTTTTCCAGTCGCCCGTGCTGCTCAAGTGGCGCTCAGTTGCGGCCAACATCATGCTCCCGGTCGAGTTCGCCAAGCTCGACCGCGCCGGCCATCTGGAGAA from Candidatus Binatia bacterium encodes:
- a CDS encoding ABC transporter permease; this translates as MKFSLKNVAEPVLFFLALLALWEILVKVVHVPAFILPPPRDLYAAFTAKFFILASHSLITFLEAVGGFALSLVLGVGFAVGVVYSRHLQNTVYPLIVILYAMPKSAFAPLMVIWIGYGLLSKMAIAFLVAFFPIVINTVMGLKEVEPELLELARVNRGSAWDVFKKIRLPNSLPYMFAGVKVALVLSVTGAIVAEFVAANEGLGYLVLQANYSLDTAFALVILLILALLSLALITALEVLQRKIVPWSAEVRQIEGSF
- a CDS encoding ABC transporter substrate-binding protein, whose translation is MTLTKNRISIFAALLLAFIFIAVSGRSAAGAEKPAIVRLDFILGGKHAPWFVAAEKGFYSKRGLAVTIQPGTGSADTVRAIAAGLADVGFADLTTAIVARSRGSQIQSVAQLGYVATTVMWREETPIKSLKDLEGKSLAISPGQAQWFLMPAFSRMNNIDFKSIKIQETAPALQPAALAARKVDFILMFRASNDEVAELAAAKQGIKLKRVYMKDNGLNIYGSSLIVKEEDVKRRPEVIRAYVEGTMEGLKYSRERPDEALAILLKQKPELDRELTRIQLKNAVEEVFIPPESLQSGYGYMKPDIMEKTVATTNEFFDVGRKVSVEEVYTNQFIKK